gtgtgggtgtgtgtgtgtgtgtgtgtgtgtgtgtgttgaaaAAGATTTCTTGACAAAGACATAAAGATGACAGAAAATTAAGATTTGATGAAACTCACCTTTAGATTGATCCTGTTCTTCAAATATGGTTTTAAAATCCATCATCTCTCTCTGCTGGTTTGGTTTGAGTAAAGACAAGTCTGAATCCATAAACAGAGTCATaactacacaaacacacagtcacacagatACACTGCTGTGAGGGGAAGGACAACAGCTTATATAGTACCCACTTCTGACAggacagcccccccccccccactgaCTCCACATTCTCACAGTGATGGGGAAGGCTGCTATGCAGAAtgtccatcagtattaactaatcctaTTGACATCTGCACATCAGAATCGCAGTCAACTTTATTGGTCAGGCTTGCACAACAGGGAATTTGAATCAGTTAGCTTTgtaataaaaaaaggttttcataTGTACAAAATCTGCAAGAATTTTGGTAATTTACATAAGGTAGATGGGGTGAgatattttaccacagtgaacTTTCTTACATCATTTGAATTTCAGATGTTCACATAAGGTGAGCCATTTTAGCACAGTGAGCTTACTTACAGTATCTGAGTTACACTTAACAGACTAATTATTTCAGGTGTGCATATGGGAGCGAGAGATATGAGGAGAGACATTTGTACAACAGTGAGTTTCATTGTTGTATTGAGTTACAGTGATTTGACTAATTAATACAAATGTTCATATGAGGTCAGGTATTTGACAACATTAAGCTTTTCTACAGTACCTGAGTTacaataaatagataaattgGTTCAAGTGTGCACATGAggagaggctttttttttttttttttacaagagtGAGTTTTATTATATTCTTGCATGtccatatgaggtgaggcatttaaccacagtgagctttccaACAGTATTTGAGTTACAGTTGAAGCAGTAAGAGACAGTGTAGGATATTTTACATTAGGCTAAGGGGCTATTTGCTGATGCTCTGTGACTAATAAGTAGTCATCACATTGACACTCTGGGGGATCAAACAGTCTAatcatctatttatttatgatgAATTATATTGTTAATTTTAGTAATTTTAGTATCTGATGAGATTAACAGATGAGGTTAGATGACATTCAGCTTGCATTTCATTTGTTTAGGgcaccttttaaacttgtttcCTTTAATAACTATTCTATTGTATTTATAACTCTTCATTCATTAATATTATTTACTCTGGCTTGCCACTCAGAGCAACTCAATGGACAATGACACAGTAAATGAATtgaatcaaagaaaaataaaactgagattaaaacaGAGCTATTGAAAAAGTTAGACATAAATTATTCAAGGAgcagaacattttaattcacACAGTCAGTGGTTAATTTTTCGATTATACTTGACTCAACTGTAAAACCTGATCCAGCTACAATTTATATCATAAGGCAATATTATTAATAAGTGGACAAAACACTGTCACTTTTGCCTGGCATTGATCTATCAGGGTGAATGactattttgttttgtttagtctGAGAGGTAAAACCGTCACCTCATTCTTTTAGACTTGCCAGCTACCGCCATCTACTGGCATTTTGGAGACAAACAGAACCGGCAATGACACGAATCGCCTGTGTTGGTGCACAGTCAACCACTGACAGCAAAACTGCAGCTCCTTCACAAACCCACTGATGCTCCTTGTTGGTTGGTAAGCATGTTTTATATCTTTGTTCAAAGGCAGCATGATAAAAATGAGCACTCAACATGACTACTTTtgaatttaatctaattttaaacTCATACACATGTACTAATAAATGCACTATGCCTATGCAGTGATTATCAATATCACTTTGAACTaatcctgttgttgttgttgtaccTTCATCTTTAGAGTGGGATAGTTTTCACAGTTTAATTACCACTCTATTGAGAAATGAAAGATCAGCTTGTCACCTCATGGTGCAGTTACTTTGGTGTCCAGGTTGTATTCTTGGTCAGTCACAGACAAAGACTTTCTGGCAATCAAGTACTATCTCTtcttttttgggaaaaaaatcatggcTGTAATGGTGGACAAGGAATTCAGAAGTGATGACCTTGGGCCATGCGAAGTTTGCAGGCCACCATTTCTGAGGAAAAAGTTGCAGCTATTTCAGTGAGGCCATACACTGAAACGGCATGGTGTCATGCTTGGAGTATTTTGTTTGGATACTACTGACATCTTGTTACTTATCATTACTTCATTGtacaaaaccctgcagtctcatgcccttaaatgtgcattaaagGGGCATTTCTTTATGCTAATTAGGAAAGCCATGCATGAGCTTCCAGCTTCCAAGGATGTGGCGTTCATCATTTAAGAAGTCAGGGGAGAAGAACCCAGCAGTTTAAGGACAGGTCATGAATTTGAGGAAGGTTTCTCAGAGACTTTCTTAAGAACAAACataagaaacatttcaaaagaaaattgGGTAATAAGGCCCATGCCATGTAAACACAGGTATGTCATGATCTTGACATTTGGGTCATCTCAGGTATAATAGCTGTCTCTTTCAGGTCCCAAACAGTGCTCCATTCAGTAATGTTTTGATAATGACACAATAATATTAGTTTTATGTATAATGGTATAATATGATATTACCTTAAAAAGTTAACTACTGGTATTATCAGCTATGAAAATTTCAGACTAACATGTCTGATTTTGAAAATTCAGAGATAGAGGGATAGAGGAGACAGAAAATGGTACAATAGGTGATGTTCTGccaataaatttttttttttttcagaggatTAGTGAAGAAAAATGGGAATTAgtataaacaaaacaaaattttggAATTTTTGTCACAGGCCTTTGCAGGAGTATCAATGCAGCACATTCTGGCCAAGCTGAAGTCCAAGGGATGCCCTAGTTGCCCTATTGTTGACTCTGTCACAGAAGATGATAACAGAGTAATCTGAGATCTGGGACTTACCATGTCCTGCAGTTGCAACTGCtattagtttttaaaatgaaatattgcaaACTGCCTTTGTCATGAGAGATTAATAATAGAATGCATATAAAATTTTCCAATAAAATTTCATTTAATCATTAttacatcaataaaaaaagtggttcaaaaagCATTTTCTCAGTATTTTTCATTCAATATAACTCATTGTGTAATCAAAAGGAATATTTCTATAACACTTTATTTCAAATCATCTCTGATTAACTTACATGATTTTACTTTATACACAACATAATAATCCAACAAATAAAGTTACACAAGGAAAAATGAATTATTCATTATTTCTAGACTGTAACCACCCATTATTGACAACCTGACTGAACCTTAGGCCTCACATGCCCATGAATTTTTACCGCTACAAAGTGAGTCATTCATTAGCAGATCTTCTTCTCCAACTGCTGCACAGTCCTCATTTCCAACATTATTAGGTTCCCCTGGTCTCCAGAATTCACGACCTCGCTTTACAGTTCCATCCACCCACTCCCAAGTGTTTTCATTCGCCAAGTCTGACAGACCGAGCCAGGTATAGGGATTACCTGTACCCACAAAAGCAAGCTCAAGCTGTGTTTTTGGCATCGCCAGGACCCCTCCTCTTGCTAAACAGTCTTGACGGCTATCCTCCCAGTCTTTATGCACGGAATGAGGAGAGAAGTAGTAGCACTTGTTGTTGAACAAAGTCCATCCTTGGATGCAGGTTTTACctagagaaaaataaaaatgtagcttaagtTTTGCATGTCTGTTAACCCTTCAAGACACTGAAGATTATTCAAATCAAACAGATTCATTAGTAACTAAGTCATATAACCTGCAGTGATGGACAAAAGGCCTGAGACAGTAACCTGAGATCATACTGTATTATTATCATCCCAATAATACTGCATGATTCTCACAGAAGCAAGCCCAGGTTGAGCTATCAGTTTCGAGGGAGTCCTTTTCCCCCTCAGACACCCCTGCAGTACATACTCGCATGCATTTCATAATCAGACCCTGTGAGGTTAAGGTTGATTTCTTACCTGTTTGGTAATCTTTTTGGACGAGTTTGAGCTGATTGACCTCCTCTTGAAGCGTATCTCGACTTGCAACCACAGTGTCATATTGGCTCTGCAGAGCCTGTAAGGTGTCGGTCAGGTTATTGGATTGAATCTTCAGCTGATTCCGCTTGTCTCTGAAAGCGTCTCGTTCATCTCTCAGAGCATCACTGTCCTTCGTCAGGTTGAAGGTCAGCATCTTCAGAAGGTCTCGTTCATCCTTCAGAGCCCCACGCTCGACTGTCAGAGCCCCTCGCTCGTCTCTCAGAACATCTCGCTGTTCTTCCAGAGCATCTTTGTATTGTGTCAGATTGCCGAATTGAGTCTTAAAT
This region of Cheilinus undulatus linkage group 2, ASM1832078v1, whole genome shotgun sequence genomic DNA includes:
- the LOC121524113 gene encoding CD209 antigen-like → MPLILYRKSGDLEGDTQYLVTADDGAKKGRPSLNLACWIGAAVVCLLLLLLSLILMAQNYSAIDQWDTNYKHLIYNLTKDKKDTVKDQPNFQNMISSNLDQVQNTLRDERETLEQERNELKKYTVSLTSDRDALRKARDASRNERDRLKVHISDLTKEIDTLKHDHEALKAERTALKNEQDQFKTQFGNLTQYKDALEEQRDVLRDERGALTVERGALKDERDLLKMLTFNLTKDSDALRDERDAFRDKRNQLKIQSNNLTDTLQALQSQYDTVVASRDTLQEEVNQLKLVQKDYQTGKTCIQGWTLFNNKCYYFSPHSVHKDWEDSRQDCLARGGVLAMPKTQLELAFVGTGNPYTWLGLSDLANENTWEWVDGTVKRGREFWRPGEPNNVGNEDCAAVGEEDLLMNDSLCSGKNSWACEA